A section of the Vibrio vulnificus CMCP6 genome encodes:
- a CDS encoding PglL family O-oligosaccharyltransferase, with protein sequence MATIHVSGTQLAEPKAQVPLNKKFLLALAILFLVAMHFFMPNPGGAGLALSFNPTTWIAFSFVFALGCYQLASQQYLRYSKLTIGLFVSCLILTVPLFYANSHYMQSVSRLVGLWAGFGFFVLLQQFSFSNKYKQRLLWLVVLAVVIESFIGYYQFLWLKPGNWMGYDTLSNRPYGIFQQPNVMASFLATGLIISGYLLARQPHKYNKHLSEITLLYLIPLLTVPLIVVLASRTGWLAAMIATLLLLPYLYRFGTKIRFWGWLGSIILGLSLSGALLQSTESNLAGQKTNLESARAYTFPQALDMLIEKPFTGYGYGNFESAYTLYTARQHLLNKQYPPALPAMDHPHNELLYWGVEGGLVPLLGIFLAAILVLNRIYSAKKGTRLAMFALFVPIVLHSQLEYPFYHSAAHWLIFIILIYWVDQRVAKVKSVNFSRISKTALRIASLVVPILTTFYMLSALHTNYVLTKFETTRPVNPDLLQRVTNPVVWKDRFDWDVYSTYLNIGLATQDAKLIQPYIDWSLDIIKTKPRPAFYSNLILAYQGLGDLSKAEQVKTEAEFLFPKNDFSNIHYQPPSAALSHSVSSGQ encoded by the coding sequence ATGGCAACGATACACGTAAGCGGTACGCAATTAGCAGAACCTAAGGCACAAGTGCCTCTCAACAAAAAGTTTTTACTGGCACTGGCGATCCTCTTTCTCGTCGCTATGCATTTCTTTATGCCCAATCCTGGAGGCGCGGGGCTTGCGCTCTCTTTCAACCCAACCACTTGGATTGCGTTCTCCTTTGTCTTTGCGCTTGGTTGCTACCAGCTTGCTAGCCAGCAATATTTACGTTATTCCAAACTGACCATTGGCCTATTTGTCAGTTGTCTCATTCTGACCGTGCCACTTTTTTATGCCAACAGTCACTACATGCAGTCGGTGAGTCGCTTAGTTGGCCTCTGGGCTGGCTTTGGCTTCTTTGTGTTACTGCAACAATTTAGCTTTAGTAATAAATACAAACAACGCTTGTTATGGCTGGTCGTATTGGCTGTCGTGATCGAATCCTTCATCGGTTATTACCAGTTCCTTTGGCTCAAACCCGGTAATTGGATGGGGTATGACACGCTGTCAAATCGACCATATGGCATATTTCAACAACCCAATGTGATGGCAAGCTTCCTTGCAACGGGGTTAATTATTTCTGGCTACCTACTAGCGAGACAGCCACACAAATACAATAAGCATCTGAGTGAAATCACTTTACTCTATTTGATTCCACTGCTCACCGTCCCTTTGATCGTGGTGTTAGCCTCTCGTACCGGTTGGCTAGCCGCTATGATTGCCACTCTTTTGTTGCTGCCCTATCTCTACCGATTTGGTACTAAAATTCGTTTTTGGGGTTGGCTGGGGTCCATTATTCTGGGTTTAAGCTTATCCGGTGCGCTACTTCAAAGCACCGAGAGCAATTTGGCGGGGCAGAAAACCAATTTAGAATCAGCAAGAGCCTATACCTTCCCACAAGCACTCGACATGCTGATAGAGAAGCCTTTTACTGGCTACGGTTACGGCAATTTTGAATCGGCTTACACCTTGTACACGGCAAGGCAGCACTTACTCAACAAGCAATATCCACCAGCACTTCCGGCGATGGATCATCCACATAACGAGCTACTCTATTGGGGTGTAGAAGGTGGGCTTGTTCCACTATTAGGGATTTTTCTCGCAGCCATCTTGGTATTGAACCGAATCTACAGTGCCAAGAAAGGCACGCGTTTGGCCATGTTTGCCTTGTTTGTGCCGATCGTACTACACAGTCAACTGGAGTACCCTTTTTATCACTCTGCGGCACACTGGCTGATTTTCATCATACTCATCTATTGGGTTGATCAACGTGTAGCGAAAGTCAAAAGCGTGAATTTTTCTCGCATCAGTAAAACGGCATTACGAATCGCCAGTTTAGTGGTGCCGATACTGACCACTTTCTACATGCTGAGCGCCCTGCATACTAACTACGTGCTGACCAAGTTTGAAACCACTCGCCCAGTCAATCCAGATCTCTTACAACGCGTCACCAATCCCGTGGTGTGGAAAGATCGTTTCGATTGGGATGTCTACAGCACCTACCTCAACATTGGCTTAGCAACACAAGATGCCAAATTGATTCAGCCCTATATTGATTGGTCCCTTGACATTATTAAGACCAAGCCAAGACCAGCGTTTTATTCCAATTTAATCTTAGCCTACCAAGGGCTTGGCGATTTGAGTAAGGCAGAACAAGTAAAGACGGAAGCTGAATTCCTCTTCCCTAAAAACGACTTCAGCAACATTCACTATCAACCACCGTCAGCGGCATTGTCTCACTCCGTGTCGTCCGGTCAGTAG
- the uvrA gene encoding excinuclease ABC subunit UvrA, producing MDKIEVRGARTHNLKNINLTIPRDKLIVITGLSGSGKSSLAFDTLYAEGQRRYVESLSAYARQFLSLMEKPDVDHIEGLSPAISIEQKSTSHNPRSTVGTITEVYDYLRLLYARVGEPRCPEHQVPLAAQTISQMVDKVLELPEGAKMMLLAPIVKERKGEHVKTLENLAAQGFIRARIDGETCDLTDPPTLELHKKHTIEVVVDRVKVRGDLQQRLAESFETALELSGGIAVIAPMEGDGEEIVFSANFACPHCGYSMQELEPRLFSFNNPAGACGTCDGLGVQQYFDPERVIQDANLSLAQGAIRGWDQKNYYYFQMLTSLAEHYDFDLHAPFNSLSKRIQEVILKGSGRTEIEFKYINDRGDIRLKRHPFEGILNTLERRYRDTESNSVREELVKYISTKPCTSCGGTRLRLEARNVFINDTTLPQIVELSIADALTFFATLKLEGQRAQIAEKVMKEINDRLQFLVNVGLNYLNLSRSAETLSGGEAQRIRLASQIGAGLVGVMYVLDEPSIGLHQRDNERLLKTLTHLRDLGNTVLVVEHDEDAIRCADHVIDIGPGAGVHGGQVVAEGTMAEILANPDSLTGQYLSGAKQIIVPTQRTPRDKNKTVELIGASGNNLKEVNLSVPVGLFSCITGVSGSGKSTLINDTFFKIAHTQLNGATTAQPAPYKSIKGLEHFDKVIDIDQSPIGRTPRSNPATYTGIFTPIRELFSGTQESRSRGYKPGRFSFNVRGGRCEACQGDGVIKVEMHFLPDVYVPCDVCKGKRYNRETLEVHYKGKSIDEVLEMTVEDAHEFFAPVPVIARKLQTLMDVGLSYIRLGQAATTLSGGEAQRVKLARELSKRDTGKTLYILDEPTTGLHFHDIQQLLTVLHRLRDHGNTVVVIEHNLDVIKTADWIIDLGPEGGQGGGEIIAQGTPEDVAQIEGSHTARFLKPMLK from the coding sequence ATGGACAAGATAGAAGTTCGCGGAGCACGTACCCATAATCTCAAAAACATAAATCTCACCATTCCCCGAGATAAACTGATCGTTATTACGGGCTTATCCGGCTCAGGTAAGTCTTCTTTGGCATTTGACACTTTGTACGCAGAGGGTCAGCGACGTTATGTTGAATCCCTCTCTGCTTATGCTCGTCAATTTCTTTCATTGATGGAAAAGCCCGATGTTGACCACATTGAAGGCCTCTCGCCAGCCATTTCTATCGAGCAAAAATCCACCTCACACAACCCGCGCTCAACCGTAGGAACCATCACAGAAGTGTATGACTACCTTCGCCTACTGTATGCCCGCGTTGGTGAGCCTCGCTGTCCTGAACATCAAGTCCCTTTAGCCGCTCAAACCATTAGCCAAATGGTCGACAAAGTGCTGGAGCTGCCTGAAGGTGCCAAAATGATGTTGCTCGCCCCCATCGTGAAAGAGCGCAAAGGCGAGCACGTTAAAACATTAGAGAATCTTGCTGCTCAAGGTTTTATCCGTGCGCGTATTGACGGAGAGACCTGTGACCTCACCGATCCACCAACGCTAGAGTTACACAAAAAGCACACCATTGAAGTGGTGGTTGACCGCGTTAAAGTGCGTGGCGATTTACAACAAAGGCTCGCAGAATCCTTTGAAACGGCACTGGAACTCTCAGGTGGCATCGCTGTGATTGCCCCTATGGAGGGTGACGGTGAAGAGATCGTTTTTTCCGCCAATTTTGCGTGTCCCCACTGTGGTTATAGTATGCAAGAGCTTGAGCCACGTTTGTTCTCGTTCAATAACCCAGCAGGGGCTTGTGGCACCTGTGATGGCCTCGGGGTACAGCAATATTTTGACCCAGAACGTGTGATTCAAGATGCCAATTTAAGTCTTGCACAAGGGGCGATTCGTGGTTGGGATCAGAAGAACTATTACTATTTCCAAATGCTCACCTCGCTGGCTGAGCATTACGATTTCGATTTACATGCCCCTTTTAATTCGCTTTCAAAACGCATCCAAGAGGTCATCTTAAAAGGCTCAGGGCGCACTGAAATCGAATTTAAGTACATCAACGATCGAGGCGACATTCGTCTTAAACGCCATCCATTTGAAGGTATTCTCAATACACTCGAGCGCCGTTATCGCGACACCGAATCTAACTCGGTACGAGAGGAGTTGGTAAAATATATCTCCACCAAACCTTGCACCAGTTGTGGTGGAACTCGTCTGCGCCTAGAAGCACGCAACGTGTTTATTAATGACACGACATTGCCACAAATCGTCGAGTTGAGTATCGCGGATGCATTGACCTTTTTCGCCACCTTAAAACTCGAAGGGCAGCGAGCTCAAATTGCGGAGAAGGTCATGAAAGAGATCAACGATCGACTGCAGTTTTTAGTCAACGTTGGCCTCAATTATTTGAACCTGTCTCGCAGCGCTGAAACCTTGTCTGGTGGCGAAGCACAGCGTATTCGTCTGGCTAGCCAGATCGGTGCCGGTTTGGTTGGCGTGATGTACGTGCTCGATGAACCGTCAATAGGCCTTCACCAGCGTGACAATGAGCGCTTACTCAAAACACTGACGCACTTACGCGATCTCGGCAATACCGTATTAGTCGTAGAGCATGATGAAGATGCGATTCGTTGTGCCGACCATGTGATTGACATTGGTCCTGGTGCAGGCGTACATGGTGGCCAAGTGGTTGCCGAAGGAACAATGGCCGAGATTCTCGCCAATCCAGATTCCTTGACCGGACAATACTTGAGCGGAGCCAAGCAGATTATTGTGCCGACTCAACGCACACCAAGAGATAAGAACAAAACGGTTGAGCTCATTGGAGCCAGTGGCAACAACCTTAAAGAGGTCAATCTTTCGGTGCCTGTCGGGCTATTCAGTTGTATCACTGGGGTTTCTGGTTCGGGTAAATCAACACTGATTAACGACACCTTCTTCAAAATTGCTCATACCCAACTCAATGGGGCGACCACAGCTCAACCAGCGCCTTATAAGTCTATTAAAGGCTTAGAGCATTTTGATAAGGTCATCGATATCGACCAGAGCCCCATCGGCCGCACACCGCGTTCGAATCCAGCGACCTATACGGGGATTTTCACTCCGATTCGAGAGCTGTTCTCCGGCACCCAAGAGTCTCGTTCTCGTGGCTACAAGCCAGGGCGTTTCAGCTTTAACGTTCGTGGTGGCCGCTGTGAGGCTTGCCAAGGTGATGGTGTTATCAAGGTTGAAATGCACTTTTTACCTGATGTTTACGTCCCTTGTGATGTGTGTAAAGGCAAGCGCTACAACCGTGAAACGTTAGAAGTACACTACAAAGGGAAGAGCATCGATGAAGTGCTAGAGATGACCGTTGAAGACGCTCATGAGTTTTTCGCTCCTGTCCCTGTCATCGCGCGTAAACTGCAAACCTTAATGGATGTTGGTCTTTCTTATATCCGTTTAGGTCAAGCGGCCACCACCCTCTCTGGCGGTGAAGCACAACGGGTAAAACTGGCTCGTGAGTTGTCCAAACGCGATACGGGCAAAACCCTTTATATTTTGGATGAACCAACAACGGGCCTACACTTCCACGATATCCAGCAACTGTTGACCGTCTTGCATCGCTTACGTGATCATGGCAACACCGTTGTCGTGATTGAGCATAATTTAGATGTGATCAAAACGGCCGACTGGATCATCGACTTAGGTCCAGAAGGTGGCCAAGGTGGAGGGGAAATCATTGCCCAAGGAACACCTGAAGATGTGGCGCAGATCGAAGGTTCGCATACCGCACGCTTCCTTAAGCCTATGTTGAAATAG